A genomic region of Vitreoscilla filiformis contains the following coding sequences:
- a CDS encoding ABC transporter permease yields the protein MSLLATSPVLRRERRPLSFWLLGAVFAAFVLFLYGPMFAIFVLSFQGPEGGLTFPMRGWSLHWFAQLWEGIGVIDIGAALRRSLLLGTVVMGLTVLFSLLAGLAYRKKLPGGTLLFYVVVASLIMPSIIVSLGVGLMFRLLDGGVKLWLEAHWPEALDTFTTTLGMFSSGLGAQLTWTLPFGLLIMFAVFNRFNPAYEEAARDLGATRWQTLRHVVLPLIGPSLVGIGMFGFTLSWDEIARSSQVMGDVNTLPLELQGLTTTVTTPVIYALGTVTTLVSFAVMGLTMVLMAVWRRRQGRR from the coding sequence ATGAGCCTGCTGGCCACTTCCCCCGTCTTGCGCCGCGAGCGCCGCCCCTTGAGTTTCTGGTTGCTGGGTGCTGTGTTCGCCGCTTTCGTGCTGTTCCTTTACGGCCCGATGTTCGCCATCTTTGTGCTGAGTTTCCAAGGCCCCGAAGGCGGCCTGACCTTTCCGATGCGCGGCTGGAGCTTGCATTGGTTTGCCCAGCTCTGGGAGGGGATTGGCGTCATCGACATCGGTGCCGCGCTGCGCCGCTCGCTGCTGCTGGGCACGGTGGTGATGGGGCTCACGGTGCTGTTCTCGCTGCTGGCGGGCTTGGCTTACCGCAAGAAACTCCCCGGCGGCACGCTGCTGTTTTACGTGGTGGTGGCCAGCCTCATCATGCCCAGCATCATCGTTTCGCTGGGCGTGGGGCTGATGTTCCGCCTGCTGGATGGCGGCGTGAAACTCTGGCTCGAAGCCCACTGGCCCGAGGCGCTGGACACCTTCACCACCACGCTGGGCATGTTCAGCTCCGGGTTGGGGGCACAGCTCACCTGGACGCTGCCGTTTGGTCTCTTGATCATGTTCGCCGTCTTCAACCGTTTCAACCCCGCTTACGAGGAGGCCGCCCGCGATCTGGGTGCCACGCGCTGGCAGACACTGCGCCACGTGGTGTTGCCGCTCATTGGCCCGAGTTTGGTGGGCATCGGCATGTTCGGTTTCACCCTGAGTTGGGACGAAATTGCCCGCAGCTCGCAGGTGATGGGCGACGTCAACACCCTGCCGCTGGAATTGCAGGGGCTCACCACCACCGTCACCACCCCGGTGATCTACGCGCTGGGCACGGTGACCACGCTGGTGTCCTTCGCCGTGATGGGGCTGACGATGGTGCTCATGGCGGTGTGGCGCCGGCGGCAGGGTCGGCGTTAA